From the genome of Nicotiana sylvestris chromosome 1, ASM39365v2, whole genome shotgun sequence:
CTTTTACCGTTGTTACAGCAACGGAAAGCGCAAGGTAAACCAAAATTGATGTGAATTCCCAATTGAAGAGTATCCAACTAGGTTTGCAGGCTAACTGCAAGTACTTGTCACATAACAATAAATGAGGTGTAGATAATATATACTCCTCTCTTTAATGAATTCATAGATGCAGTTTCCCAACTTCTCATTTATTGCAAATGAGGATTtcagaaaaaaaagaagttaatacTTCCATTCACAAAAGGAAATATTACAATGGCTACCCATTGGGAGTACGAGAAGAGTGTACTACTATATATATATCAGCTTCTGTTACAGTGTGTAAAGGAGAAAATCCTCTTCATAATTACCACAAAAAACCATATAAATGAAATCAATTTTGATTAATGACTTTACACTCcacatacttcaaattaaatttaGATTAATAACTTTTTCCAGATTTATAATCTTAGTCACTTGCCTTCCTGCCtgttttcatttctttcttttttcgaaAATACCTGTCCTGCTGCCTATGTTCTCATTCGGCCCTTGAGAATCCCTTGCTTTTGAGTTTTGCCTAAGGTCTTTATTTACCTTTTCTCATTCCATGCCTAAAATTACAAATTCACAAATACTATTAAAACGGCACGAGAGAGCAAAACAACAATAGTGACCTAAAAGGTTATCTTTTTCCTTGTGCCATGCAACATATGTTGTGTTATAATATGGCAAAATTTACCATGAGGTGAATTTTCAGTACtagaaaatggttaatttccGACCGTAGTAATGGTCGGTCGATCGGCAAAAACTTGATCGCGGAACATTTACGACTGAAATTTTCAGCCGAAAGGGTAGAAAATGGGACAATCTGGGACGCGGTCTATTTTTTCCCGAATGATACGGTCGTCATGTCATTTCACGGTTGCATTTTGTGTTTTCTCCTATGCTATGAATTAATCCATATCTTTCTAGTGAAGAACTTCAGTTAACCTCTTCATTTATATATGTGCAGCTATCTTTTCTGTTATTTTAATCCCTTCAACATATTAAAATGACATTAGATACTTTGATAATTGAAGACATTAATTGTCTTGTTTAATGAATGAACAATATATGTGACATGAAGGTGGTGCTTTTAACTAACGTCATAGGTTAACGAGGCATAATAAGTATTAACATTACACCCTCCCGTTcactttaatttatttttgactCATTTCACGCATATTAATAGATCTATCTTTTAgctttaattaataataaaattgatcatattaaccttaatttgtttattaaaaatataataaatatccCTATGTTCTTTACTTCAAGGACAACTTTGGAAAAAAAGgagttaattccttcttgatatctgaaaaaatcaaatattatggagtaaaaaaaaggccaaaaaatcaattaaactGGACCGAAGGGAGTATAAAACAATTTTATTTTGCAGGTCACAGTATTCTTGAAGGACCTTGCCTAGGAAAATAATTAatgttatttaatatttttttttatatatttttcccTTTCATTAAAGGAAATTGTTGAAATGCAAACACCACAATAAATTGAGGTGTTAATGTTTCATCTGTAGAGGGGATTTTATAAGCAATATGAGAGAGTAGGATTTTGGGGCATTAAAGAGATATATCTACTTGTCTCATTAAATGCTCGGCCTGCCCTCCTTTTAATGTGTTTGATAAAGGCAATTTAAGTATACTCACCTTCTTGCATGACCCcctgccaaaaaaaaaaaaaaaaaaaataattagatATCAAAGTTAATTAAAGGAATTTAGTTTGTCCAACTCCTGATGCTTTAAATTTTGCTTGTCCTTTCTCTTCTACATCCCTCCTATAAGTTTGCCTGTACATAAGAGTATATACACTCCATAACAAAGCAAAGAAGAGGTGAAAGAACAAGTTGATGAATTTGTTGAGAGATTATTGAATATATATAGTTATGGAGTTTCCTGAACTTTCCTTAGCTCCATCTGTTGGTAAAAGCTACAATTATGAATCTGAAGTAGTCAACCTTCCAATGAAGAGAAAGCAAGATATGATTCAAGCAAGTGTTGATCTTCAACTTAAAGACCCTCTTCCTTTGGATTGGGAACAATGTCTTGATCTTGAAGTATACCCTTTAATTTCTTTCTCCAACTTTTCACTTCAAATCTATCTTTTTCTATTATTAATAGAAGTTTACGTTACaaagggagccttggcgtaactggtaaagttgcttcactaggaggtcacgggttcgagccgtgaaaacaacctcttgcagaaatgcagggtaaagcTGTGTACAattagacccttgtggtccggccctttccTAAACCTCGCGCGTAGCGGGAACTTAGTGAACCGGGCTGCCCTCTAATTGAGTTTACGTTATATGCACCGACAATATAAAGCAGATTAGAGGAAGTTATTGCACTATTTCTTAGGTCAATTTAACTTGATTGTATAAAAACTATATATACTATCGGTGCACAAAACATAAACTCATTAgttaactcttttttttggttgAATTATTAACTGATGATATatgtttcatgtgtttaattgCAGTCAGGGAGAATGTATTACCTAAATAGGAAAACATTGAGGAAGACATGGGATTGGCCAAAGGACCAAAAGCTAGACCTTGAATTAAACATGTCAAGTTTCAGCCAACAAGAAACAATGGAATATGATCATAAGTACTATAACTCAAAGAAGCAGAACAAAagcaacaacagcagcagcagtatgATAGCTTTGCCATGTTCAAATTGTCATCTCTTAGTTATAGTGTCACAGTCTTCTCCTTCTTGTCCTAACTGCAAGTTTGTTCATTCTCCACTTTCTAAGAAAGATCCTTCTACCGCAAAATGTTATGACACCTTGAGCCTTTTGAACTGAACTTGTATGTACTACTGCACTTGGTTTTGTTTGAAAAATAGTTGTCAGTGCAATGGAGATCAAGTATGATGATATGTCATgtagtgttttttttttcttgtgtaCTTGAAATCGTAAATAACTAATGTTTCAGGTTTAATTATAGTGAATGTAACACTCTGAACTACTTTTACTTACTCGTCATATAACCATTTAAGGTTACTTAACTCACAACCAAACTGTACGGCGCGCGCTTAATTTATTAATCAACAATGCGTGCAGTAAAGTGAAAAATTTTAGAActatactccctccggtccattttaattaattttttgtctCTTTTTTTGTGGTCTAcaatatttaaaaaatttaaatatcaagaatgaattaacttcttttttctAAAAGTTGCTCTTGGAGTAAAGAGCCTAGGAttatttgttatattttcaatgCACAAATTAAGGTTAATTAATATGATTGATTTTCTTGTTAATTAACGCGAAAAGGCTGATTCTTTAATGTGTGGAAACAATCAATTAAAGTGGATCGAATGAAGTAGCAAATAAATTCGACATGTCAAGAAACTTGTCATGTTAAAAGTGAAATCAGATACGAGAGAAACTAATTAATTGTCCGGTTTATTCTTGTGTTGCACATCATAAATCCTCATTAAAAGAATGCTTTGGTCTTTCACATTAATGGTACGTAACAGAGGAAACCTATGAATACTCTCTCCCTCTATCAAATAAGTATATACGATAATTAAACAGCAAAGGTGGTTTTAACATGGGCTATCCGCTTCAAAATTGAATCTTTTAATTTATCATCTGAGTTCAACCTTAATTAATGGAAGAGTCTCTCTTTTAGTTGGTATGAGGAAGCTTAATCAATGCATGCGTTTTTATGATCGTAAAACTGAACTGTCACAACATCTTGACAATTTCATAAACTCATGGGATATTTACAAAGAGTTCAAGACATCTGTCTTTTTCAAAGTCGAAGTGATCAAGAGACGTGATCTCCTCAAAACTAACTCGAAATGCGACCGACTGCTTCTTGACGATAATTAAATACTTCAAGAAGATCCACACAACTTCGCTCGAGAGATCACTTTGTCCCTCAATTAAGGAAACAAGAAGAAAAGATCACGATAAATTATTCCTCGCATCGATAGAGAGTATTGTGCTACTTTTTTGGAGATCAAATATATTATAAGAAGTCTGCATCATCTTACTTTCGAGAAACACGCTATTCCAATCCTTAAATTACGAAAAATAATTTAAAGATGAGaattaaggaaacaaataaaattatACTCACAATCCTAAAGGTGGCTCAAACGCATAAACATATATAGCATAAGTTTTGGCATGAGAGGGACTTCAGAATCGTTAAGATCCTACGCCCAAAACTCCTAATGCTCTTGATTGAAGTGGAGACAAAGTTTGCTCCCATTTCAAAAGAATAGTCTCTTCAAAATTCTAAGAAACTAGAGACAATTGATAAAGACAAACTCCAAATATTAGTCAAAAACTGTACAATCATGAATGAAAAAATTGTTTATCTATAAAACAGTACAGTTGGATTTATGGCGTGGTTTATAAACAAACGAATTGATTTGatcccaaaataataaataaattaaaaaagcgCAAAACTTAACGTTAGAATCGAGATAAAGTAACAAATAGCTTGGTTCCGGGAGTAAGGCTTCCGAAGGCAGCAATAAGAATAtcgttaaatagaaaataaaGTATTATTTAGCTTAGAATAATGTGTAGCATAAGTTTGTCAGAATTCTCGTCTCTTACAATGGTTTTTGAAGCCACTATTGTAGCTATACCTAAgaaacaaggtcctaggatcataCCCTTCTTAAATGACAATATGGGGgccattgatgaatatgtaacggTAGGCTATGAATGCCGAAATTCTCTGTAATGGATATCTATTTAATGCTTAGAAATATTTTTCATTGAATGTCATCTGGTGGCAGATACTTGTTTGCCCCGTTGATTATGTTCCCTTCAGGGTCTATCCAAGGCCAACCAAAGATGTTTTCCTCGGTTTTAGTTTTCACTCGCTTCATCTTTCGTCTGTGCGCCGGTTCCACGTGTCACTCTGTCATTCAAGTATTTAATATAAATTGATTTTACCctatagacatgtaatttttgacccacaCATTAGAATCACCTCTAATAGTCCTAGTATTTTTAGGATATTTATTTGAACTTATTTCTAGAGGATTTTACTTTATTATTAAAtttaattctatttttaaagcacaagaaaattgaaaaatacaaaaatagtttcatgttttattttattctatttagtttaggttattaatatttttatggccatatatttttatttttaccatgattttaacttttattttgaatataataatttatataaaatatagtTTCATAGTATGAcatattttactttaattaatcataattaattttaaatccttttTGTAAAGAAAAGGTTTAAGTTTTCTTAATTGGTAGATTTAAAAGGGTTAAAGTCCCAAATTATAGGCCCAATTCGGATGTTAAAGAGGCCCAAATCTgggcagcccaatcccataaccCTTTCAACCCAGCCAACCCAATCTCCTGACCCACGAAACCCACCGACTCGCCCCGTTTTTAATTTTTAATCTCAGCCATTCATCCCTTTTGATCCAACGACCATGATTAATCCCCACACCCCCAAATATAAACCCAATATTTCCCAAAAAACCTAATCCTAAACCTAATCTCAAGACCAGCCGCAACCCTTATCGTTGCCCGCCTCCAAACTCGCCGGAACTCGCCCAAACCCGGCGAGTTCACCCAGTGATCACCCCATGGTCCCCCCCCTCTCTTCTCCTTCTTCCGCATAGCAATGATAGCAAACTCAGGATATTCGCTAATGATTTCACCCAAATCGAATCCGCCTTCTCCCTCACGCGCTTTAGTTTGTTTGAACAAATCTCGGATAAATGGGAGCGGTTGGATGTGAGTGAAAGCCGATCCACGCCTTTCATTTTTTCGATTTTTGTTTTATGAAGATTTTCGGGATTTTTCAGTGTTCTTGGAAGTTATTTTGAGAGATAATTTTCGAATTTTTAGGAGAAGAAGCTTCTAGGATCCCTATATATAGGGGATTTTCGGACAGAAAAGGGGGAGAAAAAAATTGGGGTTTGGCTTTGGAGTTTGATATTTTTttactcttttcatttttcttatggTTGATTccagaaaaagataaaaaagaaaaaagaaaaatccagTTTTCTTTCTTGCTCGGAATTCTTTTTCAatacaagaaaaaaaaactttgtttcttcatttttttttcttctttcattttcaatttcagtttaagATCATGGCATTTACTTGAGGTTTGGGAGTTTGCTGTCTTCAGTTGCCGATTCGAGGTTCACCGGGGTCGAGTTCGTGGTTCGCGTTCTTGCCTTTTGGTTGCTGTTTCCCGTTCGACTCAAAGTATTGTAGCTGACTCTCTTAATCCTTCGCGGCTAAGAAGAAACTTGAAATTTTCAGGGTCATCTCTTTGCTCATTTTATCTGCACTGTTTTATGGTGAATCAAGCATTGAAAAGGCCATTTAGGGATATTAGCTTTGCATTTGTGTTGTCGATTCTTATTAAAACCTATCCTAATTTATGGTTCTGGTATTTGCTTTCCTTAGTGACTCTGTTCCCAAACATGAAATGTGCAGAAAGTTGTCTTTGgaaattgatttattttttttaaaaaaaaaaattgaacaaGATGCTTATGACTGTTATCGTAGTTCCTTCTTTTGACACTAGAATAGCCTAATCCTCagaataaataggtaaaatgagGCTCATAATCCTACTTTTAGTCATAGCATTTGGTATTTTTGAGATTGAGTTGTTTTCCTGGAATTCCTTTTGGTTTAATCCATGActaattttttaataaataagGCTTCAGAGGACTAAAGTAATATAAAAAGGGTTGGCTAGTTATAATTAATTTTCAATATCATGGTGCTACTTCAGGAATTCAGTAACCTTACTATAGgattttattcactttctttattataaaaaaaaatcgaCTACTTAGTTTCTTTTAGTTAGATTCCTGGAGTGTTTGAGATTATGTATCAAGTTTGTTATtttaacaaaggaaaagaaagggAAAACGTGCTATGTTTGAAGCTTCTGAAGTTTGCTTGAAAATTAGTTTGTGTATTTGGGTCTTCTACAGTTGTTTGTATGTTAAGTCGTGAGTATTTAATCCTTTTAGATGCGATTGAGTGTTATTATTATGCCAACGTGTTGAGAACTGCCTTAAGCTTAACTGCGACCATGATGTATCGGCAATTTATTTGTCCATGAACAATTGTTTAGAAGCTTATTAGTTGTTTGTTTGGCTTGATTTATGCTTATCATGAAGGGTCGTGGGACTTGGGGGTGCGACCAGCCCATTAGCAATTAATTTGTTTTATGCTTTAGGTATCGGGCTCGGTCGAATCAAGTGAAAAGCTAAAAACAAAATCTTAGCATGATTTAGAATTTTCTTTTATCTAGTTATTCCATTTGCttcattttattatattattctctaggagcatgcttaggccgACAACATTTGGGTAGGCAAACTTTTAGGATGTTCTTGTTTTAGCTTCTTTCGGGGAAAGAGGtcattcccttagttaaatttatcagGGGAATaccccgaaggatttgtatatgTTTTGTTCCGGGATATGCCCCGAAGTATTTGTACTTGGAGATCGATATTAGAACTCGTAgtactttatttttcttttattaggagGGGGACAACCTCAAGCCcttttgtgtgtttatttttctgtGTTTGTTTTTGCCTCAATTTGAATATCTTAAAAGCCAACTTGATCGAGTAcacaaccgtactagttacgggacttgagaagtgcctaacaccttctccccgagtcaaatgaacccccttacccgaatctctggtgcggacttagttttggagtctaaAGTATTTTAAAggaattttttgttttaaaaaaaacggtgacctggcacaccgaaaccaatgttaggtggcgactctgagttaatccTTTTGGACACACAatattttgtcactttttaattaaaaacccttttgagctttactaatctttttattattttaagaggattacgtaaagtttggttaaaaaggggtgtgacacctctggcgactctgttggggactttCACAGGTTTGAGCTAGTACTTGATTTTGTTGGCTTTTAGAATTGAGATTTTTATGCTTTTTCATTAGCTTTACttaatttttattatgtttttatatgtTGTTATTTGCTAGTTGTTTATGTGTTTACGCTTTTTGCTTTATGTGTCTACTGCTTTATAAGTGTCATCATATGCATTACTCGGTCAATTCTTTCTGCAATAAGTCTCGGAGCACGCGTCGCGTGCAcgaactctttgttgagtcacccttaatttaggagggggggccgtcggacgtatggagtgggtgAAAAGCTTGAGCAAccaccatcgaccatacgctcccccgaattgccttgttagtgaaccccaaacttaggtcagcctttaagtcatttttatttgcatcatgtcatttagacctagtagggctcggtcccaggtaccgtgtccctttgtaggaagcctatccaaattttgtcaaaatgggctcgtggcccaaaatgacatttaatcatcctatgtgctaaatgttgcatcTGTGAGGGTAAAAAGATCATTTGGCGGACCGATGTCTTGGAAAGAAGGGtgaaaatgaagcaagtagggcccacccgcatttttctttcatatttttccaaaaatcaaaaaaaaaattgaaaataaaaaatccaaaaaagattttacacttttccattattttccaaaaattcaagcaaaaagaaagaaaaagaaaatccaaaaatatgttacattttccatcattgtccaaaaaaaataaataaaaaaaaaatccaaaagtttttacatttttcatcatttttcaaaaacaaaaaatatagttttttCACATTAGTTGCATCTTCCTGAACTACgtgaacctgattctcgtctcccggggcgggatacgtaggcaacccacataaggtCTGGTCTTCCTAGTAGGTCCTAGGTTCTTGGCTTCcggggtcgtagccaaatcttgcatgtatagccatatttggccacatcggccgttttttgcaaaaataggagTATTTTCTCAAAGTAGTTTGTTATCTCTTCTCTTAGAGCCCTGAGTCTACAATGAAGTGCCCTCTCAACTCTAAGGTTCATTCCTGTcaaatttgcatgtctagccacttttggccacatcggccattcttgcaaaatagggttatttttgcaaaagtggttcaattacccatgtcttaggatcttgagttTACAACTCGATTTCATATCACTTTAAGGTTCATCCATGTCGTGTTTGCATCTCTAGCCACATTTGGCCATCtcagccatttttgcaaaaagggtcaCTTTTCGCAAAGTAATTTTTAAGGCCATGATTGTTGGGATGTTGGAGTCATGTAAGCTTTAAATGGAGTATTTTTCGTGCATTAGGGGTCAACTTTGTCAAGTTTGCACTAATAGTCACTTTCAGCCACTTAGGCCAATCTgcaaaatatagccaaattgtgtCTTGCATTTGTCCACTAGGAAATGTTGTGGTGTCACGTAGTGTTCCGAGTCGCTAACCACGTTCTCTTCATTCAGGTATGGACCCGCTGATTCTATCCAAAGTGCTGATGGTAGTAAAGATTCCTAGGAAATTGATCAAGTGGTGGAAAATGTTTTCATTGTTAGAGCAGCATGAGTTAATGCAGAAATTGGGCACCTTAACTTCCCTTCTTGATATCACACCTCGCCCAGACTTAGTGGAGGTGATGCTGACTTATTGGGATCCGCaaaatttaattttcagatttggaGAGTGTGAGATGACTCCTACCTTGGTGGAAATATCTGATCTCACTCGTTTAAGCTATATAGGCAAGGATATGATACTTCCCCGAGACCACTCTAGGACAAGATTTCTCAGCGACCTGGGCCTAAAAGATAATAAGCATTTAAAATATCTTGAGCAGTCCTGGATATCCTTGGATTATTTTTTTGCTAGATTGACCACAGGATAGTTTTGACGTCTTTTGGGATGAGTTATGCACAACCAAGGCAAAGTGGCAAAGACGTCGCCTCGAAGCTTTCAGCCTTGCTTTGTTGGGATTATTGGTTTTTCCATTAGATGAGAGGCACATTAGCACCCGTTTGCAGTCAGTGGTAATGGCACTATTTCATGAGAAGCAAAGCAAAATCGTTACCGTTGTGCTAATGATCTTAGCAGAGTTGTACCGAGCCCTGAGTGAGGTTAGGGGAGGTGTCAGATATTTTGAGAGAAGTAACCTTTTGCTACTACTGTGGATGATGGAGCATTTGCACACCGCTTCCTTATTTTGTCCCATCGACCATGCCTTGAGGGATCGGGTGGTATGCATCGAGCGTAGGATGAAATCTCCTAAGTTTACATACCCAGTAGGCGTCACGGCTTGGATTGAGTTCCTTGGTTTGAGGACAAATGGGAATGTTTTGTGGGCTTACCTTTGGCTACCTTTGGATGATATCTTGGTAGGGTGCCTCATGCAGCCTTTCCTGATGTTCATAGGACTCAAGTGTGTCAGGTAATACACTCCCGTTAGGGTAATGCAGCAGTTGGGCAGAAGACAAGCAGAGCCTCCAACTTTGAATCTTCGGAGGCACATCATGAATTTTAGCAAAAAGGCGGCTGACAAAATCAAGTACGTGCAATACTGGAACAATGcaaagaggatgaagaaaaatacaTTAGTAGAGGACGTTGACAGGCCCGAGTGTACTCAGGAGTActtgatttggttatagcccgTCCCGCCAGGGGTCAGCACCCCATTGCCAGCACAACTTAGGGGTCGGGCAGTTCAAACTGATGATTTTGAGGAGGCATCGAACCAGGATCCCTGGGATAAGCTTGAGTTGATAAAGTCTCAGTTAGCAGGATTGGCAGCAAACGTGGAGCAGCATGGCTAGTATTTGTTTAGGGTCGGCCTTCAGGATGCGGGGGCATACGCCAGGGCCTTTATTCCCAGCATTGGTGTTTCTTTACGAGGCATGTtatagagtttgagcatgacggaCAGCCCAGGACCATCCAAGTCAGGACCGACGCATccaggagcagcttgaggagtcattctatttaggtgttttgagattgtcttatgttgtcttttactttcgTGTCTTGTCTAGAAGTACTGATTCCTTTAGGTAGTGTCAGAGTCTGTTGTAGTGTAGTTGAGTCTATCAGGTCTTTCGTTATCGTACTTCCTATTGTATTTTAATATcgaaaagttttaaatgaaaaatcccaaaagatttt
Proteins encoded in this window:
- the LOC104210548 gene encoding protein CURLY FLAG LEAF 1-like produces the protein MEFPELSLAPSVGKSYNYESEVVNLPMKRKQDMIQASVDLQLKDPLPLDWEQCLDLESGRMYYLNRKTLRKTWDWPKDQKLDLELNMSSFSQQETMEYDHKYYNSKKQNKSNNSSSSMIALPCSNCHLLVIVSQSSPSCPNCKFVHSPLSKKDPSTAKCYDTLSLLN